Genomic DNA from Desulfovibrio psychrotolerans:
CCCTGCGCCTCTACCGCCATGGGGTTCTCGCCGGTCATGCGTATGGCAAGCCCCACCGGGGTGCGAAAGAGCACAAAGGCCACCACGATAACGGCCGCAAAGGCCAGATAGGTAAGCGCGGATTGGTTGAACAGCACGTTGCCCACGTAGGGAATGTCGGAGAGCACGGGTATGGCAAAGGCCTTGAACGGCACAATCTTGGGCGGGGTGGTGGCCTTGGGCAGCAGCATGCGGAACACGTAGGAAGAAAGCGCCGCCGCCAGCATGGTTATGCCAAGCCCTGTCACATGCTGCGACAGGCCCAGATGCACCGTGAACAGGGCGTGCAGCAGCCCGAACAATGCACCGACGAAGGCGGCAAAGCATACGCCCGTCCACAGGTCGCCGCCGAAGTACACCCACGTCCAGCCCGCCATGCTCCCGGCGGCCATAATGCCCTCTATGCCCAGATTCAGCACACCCGCGCGTTCGCACAGCAATTCGCCCAGCGTGCCGAAGATAAGCGGCGTGG
This window encodes:
- a CDS encoding ABC transporter permease — translated: MEILNFILEAGFWVATVRMATPLIFGTLGELLCERAGVLNLGIEGIMAAGSMAGWTWVYFGGDLWTGVCFAAFVGALFGLLHALFTVHLGLSQHVTGLGITMLAAALSSYVFRMLLPKATTPPKIVPFKAFAIPVLSDIPYVGNVLFNQSALTYLAFAAVIVVAFVLFRTPVGLAIRMTGENPMAVEAQGLSVFAIRTWTVMAGSALMAVGGAFLTMSAFDAFYIGMVNGRGWICIALVVFASWKPGKALLGCMLFAAFDAVQMRVQQQSGMTVPYQFYLMMPYIFSIIALIVMSRRAAYPRALLVPFRKGER